One region of Candidatus Riesia pediculischaeffi genomic DNA includes:
- the pabC gene encoding aminodeoxychorismate lyase yields the protein MSIHWINGKKSHLLSIDDRSIHFGDGFFTTIMVKNREPLFIDDHLKRLRISSDLLFIDGVNWKNVKKGIFNAASYNEDDLAVIKVIISRGECKRGYWKTCLPFPNLIISLTEYPEDYHKKRKNGIDLTFSTFRISRNHRLSRIKHLNRLEQVLIKRESVSYEFDECIVLDTEGNLVGCCASNIFFRTMDRVCTPDLFYSGVEGITRGRIIDILKSTRYRIVYTNDSLKEFLSSEEIFISNSLMPIFTINRILSHDRKRTIWKKKSRDLFDFLVPIIL from the coding sequence ATGTCAATACATTGGATTAATGGAAAGAAAAGTCATCTCTTATCCATTGATGATCGATCTATACATTTCGGAGATGGTTTCTTTACGACAATTATGGTAAAGAATAGGGAGCCGCTATTTATCGACGATCATTTGAAGAGATTGCGAATTTCTTCTGATCTCTTGTTTATCGATGGAGTGAATTGGAAGAATGTAAAAAAAGGGATATTCAATGCAGCATCCTACAATGAGGATGATCTTGCGGTTATCAAGGTTATCATTAGTAGAGGGGAGTGCAAAAGGGGATATTGGAAAACTTGTTTACCTTTTCCTAACTTGATCATATCTTTGACGGAATATCCGGAAGATTACCATAAAAAAAGGAAAAACGGAATAGATCTAACCTTTAGTACTTTTCGGATCAGTAGGAATCATAGGTTGTCCAGGATTAAGCATTTGAATAGGTTGGAGCAAGTGTTGATAAAGAGAGAATCCGTTTCTTATGAGTTTGATGAATGCATCGTTTTAGATACAGAAGGAAACTTGGTGGGATGTTGTGCGTCAAATATTTTTTTTCGAACAATGGATAGGGTTTGCACTCCCGACCTATTTTATTCTGGAGTAGAAGGGATAACACGAGGGAGAATAATTGACATTCTAAAGAGTACTAGATATCGTATCGTATATACGAACGATTCCTTAAAAGAATTTCTTTCAAGTGAAGAGATCTTCATCTCCAACTCTTTAATGCCGATTTTTACGATAAATAGAATTTTATCACATGATCGAAAAAGAACGATATGGAAAAAAAAATCCAGAGATTTATTTGATTTTCTTGTTCCAATAATTTTATAA
- the acpP gene encoding acyl carrier protein, which translates to MNVTIEKKIKKIISDQLGVKQENILDDSSFVEDLGADSLDTVELVMALEEEFGVEIPDEEAEKITTVQFAIQYIQKELERKAKV; encoded by the coding sequence ATGAACGTTACCATTGAAAAAAAAATCAAAAAAATAATATCAGATCAGTTGGGGGTAAAACAGGAGAACATACTAGATGATTCTTCTTTCGTAGAAGATCTCGGAGCTGATTCCTTAGATACTGTCGAATTAGTCATGGCGTTGGAAGAGGAGTTTGGTGTTGAGATACCAGATGAAGAAGCTGAAAAGATTACAACGGTTCAGTTTGCTATACAGTATATTCAAAAAGAGTTAGAACGCAAGGCAAAAGTCTAA
- the fabG gene encoding 3-oxoacyl-[acyl-carrier-protein] reductase: MNLYGKLALVTGASRGIGVAISKLLMRSGATVVGTSTNSIGAKKIDDYVKNGGKGYVMDVQDEKSVLNCFDKIKKDFGGIDILVNNVGIVRDNLLVRMSRKDWEDVIHVNLVSIFNIIKTIIRSMIKKKYGRIISIGSVVGFRGNIGQTNYSSSKSGLIGFSKSLAMEVAKYGITVNVVSPGFINAGMTKNLNENRKKEILSYIPMKRFGTSDEVASVVLFLASDYASYITGETIHVNGGITMI, from the coding sequence ATGAATCTTTATGGAAAACTAGCTTTGGTTACAGGGGCTAGTAGAGGAATCGGTGTAGCAATATCCAAGTTATTGATGAGAAGTGGAGCTACAGTGGTTGGTACTTCAACGAATAGTATCGGCGCAAAGAAAATAGATGATTATGTTAAAAACGGCGGAAAAGGATATGTCATGGATGTTCAGGATGAAAAATCTGTTCTAAATTGTTTCGACAAAATCAAAAAAGATTTTGGAGGAATAGATATCTTGGTCAACAACGTTGGAATAGTGAGGGATAACTTATTGGTCAGAATGTCGAGAAAAGATTGGGAAGATGTCATCCATGTTAATTTAGTTTCGATATTCAATATCATTAAAACAATAATAAGATCGATGATCAAAAAGAAATACGGTAGGATCATATCAATCGGATCTGTGGTCGGTTTTAGAGGCAATATTGGTCAAACTAATTATTCTTCTTCTAAATCTGGACTGATTGGTTTCAGTAAATCCCTCGCCATGGAGGTTGCTAAATATGGAATCACAGTTAACGTAGTTTCTCCTGGTTTTATTAATGCTGGAATGACAAAAAATCTGAACGAAAATAGAAAAAAGGAAATACTTTCCTATATTCCTATGAAACGTTTCGGTACATCCGATGAAGTTGCGAGTGTTGTATTATTTTTAGCGTCCGATTATGCTTCTTATATTACTGGAGAAACGATACATGTTAATGGTGGAATTACAATGATCTAA
- the fabD gene encoding ACP S-malonyltransferase: MGISINNFLSNPDMIRFCMIFPGQGSQSVGMLSELSKRYPEVQETFWESSNILGYDLWKTTQKRIVGKLEKTSIVQPAILSSSIAILRVWKKIGGGMPGIMAGHSLGEYSALVSSEVIDFKTAVRLVELRGKLMEESVRYTNGEMYAVIGLNVRKVSRLCEEISKSYTKTVSIASFNSDRQVVVSGQTECVRKVADLCKKYGAKLVQKLSIGVPSHCALMKPAAQKFKKIIEKVGFKIPKIAVVNNVDATIEYSPNKIKESLIKQMYSPVKWKKTIDLISEKGYICFLEIGPGSVLTKLNRRILGKRCDSFAVNDIDSIRSSLIKIKGG, from the coding sequence ATGGGGATCAGCATTAATAATTTTTTAAGCAATCCAGATATGATTCGTTTTTGTATGATATTTCCGGGACAAGGATCGCAATCGGTTGGCATGCTATCTGAACTTTCAAAAAGATATCCAGAGGTTCAAGAAACTTTTTGGGAATCTTCTAACATTTTAGGATATGACCTATGGAAAACAACGCAAAAAAGAATTGTAGGAAAATTGGAGAAGACTAGCATCGTTCAGCCTGCTATCCTATCTTCTTCTATTGCTATTTTGAGGGTTTGGAAAAAGATAGGAGGTGGAATGCCGGGGATTATGGCTGGACATAGTCTTGGAGAATACTCTGCTTTAGTTAGTTCAGAGGTAATTGATTTTAAAACTGCAGTTCGATTGGTAGAATTACGTGGTAAGTTGATGGAAGAATCTGTCCGTTATACAAATGGAGAAATGTACGCTGTCATCGGATTGAACGTAAGAAAGGTATCTCGATTATGTGAAGAAATTAGTAAAAGTTATACAAAAACAGTCTCAATCGCTAGTTTTAATTCGGATAGGCAAGTTGTTGTATCTGGTCAAACAGAATGTGTCAGAAAAGTAGCAGATTTATGTAAAAAATATGGAGCTAAGTTGGTGCAAAAACTTTCAATCGGAGTTCCATCTCATTGTGCACTTATGAAACCTGCAGCGCAAAAATTCAAAAAAATTATAGAGAAAGTAGGTTTTAAGATACCTAAGATCGCGGTAGTTAATAACGTCGATGCAACGATCGAATACTCTCCTAATAAAATTAAAGAATCCTTGATTAAGCAAATGTATAGTCCCGTAAAATGGAAAAAAACAATCGATTTAATTAGCGAAAAAGGTTACATTTGTTTCTTAGAAATTGGTCCCGGATCAGTTTTAACCAAGTTGAATCGAAGAATTCTTGGAAAAAGATGTGATTCGTTTGCTGTAAATGATATAGATTCTATAAGGTCTTCTTTAATTAAAATAAAAGGTGGGTAA
- a CDS encoding beta-ketoacyl-ACP synthase III — protein MYTKILGTGSYFPKKIIKNTDLEIMFDTTDDWIISRTGIKERRMADYQENVCVMGAEAAKKALEMANIEVDKVDLIIVATTSSSYAFPSAACRIQKMLGIKQCVAFDVAAACAGFSYALSICDQYIKNGTIKTALIIGSDVLSKFLDPKDRNTMILFGDGAGAIVVVDSKNPGILSTHLYSDGTFENLLKLKKQEFDKEVSPSYIKMHGNEVFRVAVNKLTEILEKTLKVNSLDRGLLDWLVPHQSNLRIIQAISKKLKISMKKIIITLDRYGNTSAASVPTALDQAIRDGRIKRGHKVLLESFGGGFVWGSALIIF, from the coding sequence ATGTATACAAAAATATTAGGAACTGGAAGTTATTTTCCAAAAAAGATCATAAAAAATACGGATTTAGAAATAATGTTTGATACTACAGACGATTGGATAATTTCAAGGACCGGGATCAAAGAGAGGAGAATGGCTGATTATCAAGAAAACGTTTGTGTGATGGGAGCTGAAGCTGCAAAGAAAGCGTTAGAAATGGCTAACATAGAAGTCGATAAGGTTGACTTAATTATCGTAGCTACTACGTCTTCTTCTTATGCTTTTCCAAGCGCTGCTTGTCGTATTCAGAAGATGTTAGGAATAAAACAATGTGTTGCTTTTGATGTTGCGGCAGCTTGTGCTGGATTCTCATATGCTTTAAGTATATGCGATCAGTACATCAAGAATGGAACGATTAAAACAGCGTTGATTATCGGTTCTGATGTATTATCAAAATTTTTGGATCCAAAAGATAGGAATACTATGATTCTGTTTGGAGACGGAGCTGGAGCGATAGTTGTCGTAGATTCAAAGAATCCAGGAATATTATCTACTCATCTATATTCTGACGGAACCTTCGAAAATTTGTTGAAGCTCAAAAAACAAGAGTTTGATAAAGAAGTCTCTCCTTCGTATATAAAAATGCATGGTAACGAGGTGTTTAGAGTTGCTGTAAATAAATTGACGGAAATTTTAGAAAAGACTCTGAAAGTAAATAGTCTGGATAGAGGTCTATTAGATTGGTTAGTACCACATCAATCTAATTTGAGAATCATTCAAGCCATCTCCAAGAAGTTAAAAATATCTATGAAAAAAATAATTATTACGTTAGATCGCTATGGAAATACTTCGGCAGCTTCTGTTCCAACTGCTTTAGATCAGGCCATTAGAGATGGAAGAATTAAGAGAGGACATAAAGTATTGTTGGAATCATTTGGAGGAGGATTTGTATGGGGATCAGCATTAATAATTTTTTAA
- the rpmF gene encoding 50S ribosomal protein L32, whose product MAVQQNRKTRSKRDMRRSHSSIKVPILSIDKTTKKTHIRHHMTTEGFYKGKKIL is encoded by the coding sequence ATGGCTGTGCAACAGAATAGAAAAACCAGATCTAAGAGGGACATGCGTCGTTCTCACAGTTCGATAAAGGTTCCAATATTATCAATCGATAAAACTACGAAAAAAACCCATATTCGTCATCATATGACAACAGAAGGTTTTTATAAAGGAAAGAAAATACTTTAA